The proteins below come from a single Miscanthus floridulus cultivar M001 chromosome 1, ASM1932011v1, whole genome shotgun sequence genomic window:
- the LOC136481121 gene encoding protein DEFECTIVE IN EXINE FORMATION 1-like — translation MRPLLALAAACALLVAAGAAAAEEAKNSTNKFRQREASDDMLAYPHLDEDALLQTKCPKHVELRWQTEVSSSIYATPLVADINSDGKLEVVVPSFVHYLEVLEGTDGDKVPGWPAFHQSNVHSSPLLYDIDKDGVREIALATYNGVVNFFRVSGYMMMDKLEVPRRKVRKDWYVGLNPDPVDRSHPDVHDSSIAKEATSKETPVIDQNKSGSMEGGEALKNTSEQHSVETKLNSTQAQENVQSPNNLNDTHSGSISSVTTEAENTSQSHTQRRLLQTADKSDEQTGSSKTHESDSGAKVAATVEKSELLDEDADASFDLFRDPEDLPDEYNYDYDDDVDDRLWGDEDWKEQEHEKAEDYVSIDAHILSTPVIADIDKDGVQEMVIAVSYFFDHEYYRDSDHAKELEGIDIGKYVASSIVVFNLDTRQVKWAAELDLSTDTVNFRAHVFSSPTVVDLDGDGYLDILIGTAYGYFYVIDHRGKVRNKFPLEMAEIHAPVIAADINDDGKIEMVTTDSHGNVAAWTAEGEEIWEVHLKSLIPQRPTVGDVNGDGHTDVVVPTVSGNIYVLSGKDGSKIQPFPYRTHGRIMSPVLLLDMSKHGENAKGLTLATTSFDGYLYLIEGSSGCADVVDIGETSYTMVLADNVDGGDDLDLIVTTMNGNVFCFSTQSPHHPLKEWRSSNQGRNNAAYQYNREGIYVKHGSRTFRDEEGKNFWVEFEIVDKYRVPYGNQAPYNVTVTLLVPGNYQGDRRIVVSGVYHQPGKQRMMLPTVPVRTTGTVVVEMVDKNGLYFSDEFSLTFHMHYYKLLKWLLLLPMLGMFGVLVILGPQEGAPLPSFSRNID, via the exons agatgaagatgcttTATTGCAAACCAAATGTCCAAAGCATGTGGAGCTGAGATGGCAGACTGAAGTTAGTTCCAGCATTTATGCAACTCCTTTGGTCGCTGATATCAACAG TGATGGAAAATTGGAAGTAGTGGTGCCATCATTTGTTCATTACTTAGAAGTTCTTGAAGGCACTGATGGAGACAAAGTGCCAG GATGGCCTGCATTTCATCAGTCAAATGTTCATTCAAGTCCTCTTCTCTATGACATTGACAAGGATGGTGTACGGGAAATAGCTTTGGCTACTTACAACGGTGTTGTAAATTTCTTTAG GGTGTCAGGTTATATGATGATGGACAAGCTTGAGGTACCTCGTAGAAAAGTACGTAAAGATTGGTATGTTGGGCTAAATCCAGATCCAGTTGACCGCTCTCATCCAGATGTTCATGACAGTTCAATCGCCAAAGAGGCTACTTCTAAGGAAACTCCGGTAATAGATCAGAATAAATCAG GAAGTATGGAGGGAGGTGAGGCCCTGAAAAATACATCCGAACAACACTCAGTTGAAACAAAACTTAATTCTACCCAAGCGCAAGAGAATGTGCAGTCGCCGAATAATTTAAACGACACTCATTCTGGGAGCATCTCTAGTGTTACTACTGAAGCAGAGAATACATCACAATCACATACTCAGAGACGCTTGCTTCAAACAGCTGACAAAAGTGACGAGCAAACAGGAAGCTCAAAAACTCACGAAAGTGATTCGGGAGCAAAAGTAGCAGCCACTGTTGAAAAAAGTGAGCTtctagatgaagatgcagatGCATCATTTGACTTGTTTCGGGATCcagaagatctacctgatgagtACAATTATGATTATGATGACGATGTTGATGATCGTTTGTGGGGAGATGAGGACTGGAAAGAACAAGAACATGAGAAAGCGGAAGATTATGTCAGCATAGACGCCCACATCTTGTCCACCCCA GTAATCGCAGATATTGACAAAGATGGTGTACAAGAAATGGTGATTGCTGTATCATACTTCTTTGATCATGA ATATTATCGTGATTCAGATCATGCAAAAGAACTGGAAGGAATTGACATTGGAAAATATGTCGCAAGCAGTATAGTTGTCTttaaccttgacactcggcaagtTAAATGGGCTGCAGAGCTTGATTTGAGCACAGATACTGTAAATTTCCGTGCTCATGTATTTTCCTCTCCAACTGTGGTTGATTTGGATGGTGATGGATATTTGGACATCCTTATTGGAACTGCCTATGGCTATTTTTATGTTATCGATCATCGAG GTAAGGTTAGGAACAAATTCCCCCTTGAGATGGCAGAGATCCATGCACCAGTCATTGCTGCGGACATCAATGATGATGGCAAAATTGAGATGGTTACCACTGATTCCCATGGAAATGTAGCAGCATGGACTGCTGAGGGAGAAGAAATCTGGGAAGTGCATCTAAAGAGTCTGATTCCACAG AGACCTACTGTTGGTGATGTCAATGGAGATGGCCACACTGATGTTGTGGTCCCAACTGTGTCAGGAAACATCTATGTTCTCAGTGGAAAGGATGGCTCAAAAATCCAACCTTTCCCATATAGAACACATGGAAGAATCATGAGTCCTGTTCTACTGCTCGACATGAGTAAACATGGAGAAAATGCAAAAGGGCTAACTCTTGCTACAACATCCTTTGATGGTTATTTATATCTGATCGAGGGATCAAGTGGCTGTGCTGATGTTGTCGACATTGGAGAGACCTC GTACACTATGGTTTTGGCTGACAATGTGGATGGTGGAGATGACCTTGATCTTATTGTTACCACTATGAATGGAAACGTCTTCTGCTTTTCCACGCAGTCACCACACCATCCACTTAAG GAATGGCGGTCATCAAACCAAGGAAGGAATAATGCTGCATATCAGTACAACCGTGAAGGTATTTATGTTAAGCATGGTTCCAGGACCTTCCGTGATGAAGAGGGCAAGAATTTCTGGGTAGAGTTTGAAATCGTTGACAAGTACAGAGTGCCCTATGGGAATCAAGCTCCTTATAACGTGACG GTAACTTTACTTGTTCCAGGGAATTATCAAGGAGATAGGCGCATTGTGGTCAGTGGTGTGTATCATCAACCAGGGAAGCAACGAATGATGCTTCCCACTGTTCCTGTTAGAACTACTGGAACTGTGGTCGTGGAGATGGTTGATAAAAATGGGCTGTATTTCTCCGATGAGTTCTCACTCACCTTCCACATGCATTACTATAAGCTGCTGAAATGGCTTCTGCTACTGCCAATGCTTGGAATGTTTGGTGTTCTCGTCATCTTGGGCCCCCAAGAAGGTGCACCACTGCCATCGTTTTCACGGAATATTGACTAG
- the LOC136481130 gene encoding calmodulin-binding receptor-like cytoplasmic kinase 2 isoform X1 — protein sequence MASWPATSRRQSSSSSKSAELSGASAHSHSHHGRAASSPGPYGYGRQLSSYSTRSSQVSSSGSFSAAALRVAGAFTSCFVPRRQVTTEEEEEEKKKSRRSECHVSIDSAGSWQEGRALTIADVSKATSNFSEKNMIRQGRSSTMYRGKLKDGSQIAVKCAERLETEDHPCFGLLIVIEQLNGQNLTAELWRELETLEKIEHRNLARLFGFFERAADSLVVVEYVSNGSLRKHLDESCGNGLELGQRLNIVIDVAQGITYLHEYKEHPVIHGGIRSSGVLLTDALTAKVAGFGLAGTAASGSGSGSDATPAKGAAGYVDPEYLSTYQLTDKSDVYAFGVLLVELVTGRPPIERSRGGEARLTTKWALQRCRAGEAVVAMDPRMRRSPASVAAVERMLALAAQCVATARDDRPSMRRCSELLWAIRRDYHRQEEPRCAAVAEERSDEWVVR from the exons ATGGCATCATGGCCAGCAACATCAAGGAGGCAGTCCAGCAGCAGCAGTAAAAGCGCCGAGCTTTCGGGCGCCAGCGCTCACAGCCACAGCCACCATGGCCGAGCGGCCTCCTCCCCTGGCCCCTACGGCTATGGCCGGCAGCTCTCGTCCTACAGCACCCGCTCCTCCCAGGTCAGCAGCAGCGGCTCCTTCAGTGCGGCGGCGCTGCGGGTCGCCGGCGCGTTCACCAGCTGCTTCGTGCCGCGGAGGCAGGTCACGaccgaggaagaggaggaggagaagaagaagagcaggcGCTCAGAGTGCCATGTCTCCATAGATTCAG CAGGATCATGGCAAGAAGGCAGGGCTCTCACCATTGCTGACGTGTCCAAGGCAACATCAAACTTCAGTGAAAAGAACATGATAAGGCAGGGGCGCTCAAGCACCATGTACAGAGGGAAGCTCAAGGATGGGTCTCAGATCGCCGTCAAATGTGCAGAAAGGTTGGAAACCGAAGATCATCCATGTTTTGGATTGCTCATAGTCATAGAGCAG TTGAACGGTCAGAATCTGACAGCTGAACTCTGGAGGGAACTTGAGACTCTTGAGAAGATTGAGCATAGGAATCTGGCGAGGCTCTTCGGATTCTTTGAGCGCGCAGCTGATAGTCTCGTCGTAGTCGAGTATGTCAGCAATGGTTCCTTGAGGAAACATTTGGATG AATCCTGTGGAAATGGTTTAGAACTCGGGCAACGGCTCAACATCGTGATCGACGTTGCTCAGGGTATCACCTACCTGCACGAGTACAAAG agcatccggtcatccaTGGAGGCATCCGGTCGTCGGGCGTGCTGCTGACAGACGCGCTGACGGCAAAGGTGGCCGGCTTTGGGCTGGCCGGGACTGCGGCCTCGGGCTCGGGCTCAGGCTCGGATGCAACGCCGGCGAAGGGCGCCGCCGGGTACGTGGACCCGGAGTACCTGAGCACGTACCAGCTGACCGACAAGAGCGACGTGTACGCCTTCGGCGTCCTCCTCGTCGAGCTCGTCACCGGCCGGCCGCCCATCGAACGCAGCCGTGGCGGCGAGGCCCGGCTCACCACCAAATGG GCGTTGCAGAGGTGCAGAGCAGGGGAAGCCGTGGTGGCCATGGACCCCAGGATGCGGCGGAGCCCGGCGTCGGTGGCCGCGGTGGAGAGGATGCTGGCGCTGGCAGCGCAGTGCGTCGCGACGGCCAGGGATGACCGACCGTCGATGCGGCGGTGCAGCGAGCTGCTGTGGGCCATCCGGAGAGACTACCACCGCCAGGAGGAACCGCGGTGCGCCGCTGTCGCGGAGGAACGTAGCGACGAGTGGGTCGTCAGGTAG
- the LOC136481130 gene encoding calmodulin-binding receptor-like cytoplasmic kinase 2 isoform X2: MASWPATSRRQSSSSSKSAELSGASAHSHSHHGRAASSPGPYGYGRQLSSYSTRSSQVSSSGSFSAAALRVAGAFTSCFVPRRQVTTEEEEEEKKKSRRSECHVSIDSGSWQEGRALTIADVSKATSNFSEKNMIRQGRSSTMYRGKLKDGSQIAVKCAERLETEDHPCFGLLIVIEQLNGQNLTAELWRELETLEKIEHRNLARLFGFFERAADSLVVVEYVSNGSLRKHLDESCGNGLELGQRLNIVIDVAQGITYLHEYKEHPVIHGGIRSSGVLLTDALTAKVAGFGLAGTAASGSGSGSDATPAKGAAGYVDPEYLSTYQLTDKSDVYAFGVLLVELVTGRPPIERSRGGEARLTTKWALQRCRAGEAVVAMDPRMRRSPASVAAVERMLALAAQCVATARDDRPSMRRCSELLWAIRRDYHRQEEPRCAAVAEERSDEWVVR; the protein is encoded by the exons ATGGCATCATGGCCAGCAACATCAAGGAGGCAGTCCAGCAGCAGCAGTAAAAGCGCCGAGCTTTCGGGCGCCAGCGCTCACAGCCACAGCCACCATGGCCGAGCGGCCTCCTCCCCTGGCCCCTACGGCTATGGCCGGCAGCTCTCGTCCTACAGCACCCGCTCCTCCCAGGTCAGCAGCAGCGGCTCCTTCAGTGCGGCGGCGCTGCGGGTCGCCGGCGCGTTCACCAGCTGCTTCGTGCCGCGGAGGCAGGTCACGaccgaggaagaggaggaggagaagaagaagagcaggcGCTCAGAGTGCCATGTCTCCATAGATTCAG GATCATGGCAAGAAGGCAGGGCTCTCACCATTGCTGACGTGTCCAAGGCAACATCAAACTTCAGTGAAAAGAACATGATAAGGCAGGGGCGCTCAAGCACCATGTACAGAGGGAAGCTCAAGGATGGGTCTCAGATCGCCGTCAAATGTGCAGAAAGGTTGGAAACCGAAGATCATCCATGTTTTGGATTGCTCATAGTCATAGAGCAG TTGAACGGTCAGAATCTGACAGCTGAACTCTGGAGGGAACTTGAGACTCTTGAGAAGATTGAGCATAGGAATCTGGCGAGGCTCTTCGGATTCTTTGAGCGCGCAGCTGATAGTCTCGTCGTAGTCGAGTATGTCAGCAATGGTTCCTTGAGGAAACATTTGGATG AATCCTGTGGAAATGGTTTAGAACTCGGGCAACGGCTCAACATCGTGATCGACGTTGCTCAGGGTATCACCTACCTGCACGAGTACAAAG agcatccggtcatccaTGGAGGCATCCGGTCGTCGGGCGTGCTGCTGACAGACGCGCTGACGGCAAAGGTGGCCGGCTTTGGGCTGGCCGGGACTGCGGCCTCGGGCTCGGGCTCAGGCTCGGATGCAACGCCGGCGAAGGGCGCCGCCGGGTACGTGGACCCGGAGTACCTGAGCACGTACCAGCTGACCGACAAGAGCGACGTGTACGCCTTCGGCGTCCTCCTCGTCGAGCTCGTCACCGGCCGGCCGCCCATCGAACGCAGCCGTGGCGGCGAGGCCCGGCTCACCACCAAATGG GCGTTGCAGAGGTGCAGAGCAGGGGAAGCCGTGGTGGCCATGGACCCCAGGATGCGGCGGAGCCCGGCGTCGGTGGCCGCGGTGGAGAGGATGCTGGCGCTGGCAGCGCAGTGCGTCGCGACGGCCAGGGATGACCGACCGTCGATGCGGCGGTGCAGCGAGCTGCTGTGGGCCATCCGGAGAGACTACCACCGCCAGGAGGAACCGCGGTGCGCCGCTGTCGCGGAGGAACGTAGCGACGAGTGGGTCGTCAGGTAG